The DNA segment CTCCTCGGTACCTGTTACCTGAATGAACTCGACCTGAACGGCTGGCTGGTTCAAAACGGTTACGCACTCGCTTACAGGCGCTACTCGAAACGCTATATCGCCAAAGAGAAAGAGGCTCGCGAAACCGGCAGCGGCCTGTGGTCCGGAGAATTCGTTGCCCCTTGGAACTGGCGAAAGGGAGAACGGCTCGGCGATTCGGCAGCCCCGCATTGAAAAATCGGGAGTTCGTGTTAAGGTCTCGCGTATGGAAAATGAGGTCACAGCTTCTCCCGAGGAAGAACACGGACTCTCCGAAGACTGGGTAGTTTTCGGACCGGCTTTCATCCTTATAGCTCTCGGGCTTCTTTTTCCCTACCTATCTCTTCCCAAGTTTTCGTGGACCCCCGATTCTGTGGCCAAGGTTCTCAGCGCACAGAACATCTCTCTTTCCCTCTCGCTGGGCGTGGTCTTCTTATTTTTCTCAAGCTTCGGCATCCGTATGATGGGCGGATCGGTCGCCCGCTACGTCGTGGGCTTCCCCATGGTCTTCGCCCTCGCATGGGCATCCAAGTTTCTGGCCGGAAACGCAATGGCCAAGGAATGGGGCGTGAGCTACGTAATCTTCGCCCTTTTCATCGGAATGCTCGTCGGCAACGTTTTCCCCAACCGCTTCCGGGAAGCGGTCCGCACAGAGTACTACATCAAAATCGGGCTTATCATCTTAGGTTCAAACATTCTGTTCGGCAAAATACTCTCCGCGGGGTCGGCGGGGATTCTACAGGCCCTGATCGTTGTGCTCGTCATCTGGTATGCCTGTTACTGGGTCTGCAGAAAGCTCGCCGTGGATTCAGAGTTTGCCGCCATGCTTTCCACGGCCGTTTCAATATGCGGAGTGTCGGCCGCCATTGCAGCCTGCGGGGCCATAGGAGGAGACAGAAAAAAGCTCTCCTACGTAACCTCCATCGTCCTTATAGTGGCCGTCCCAATGATGCTGATTATGCCCTGGGCCATAGAGCATTTCCAGATTCCCGCAGCGATCGGAGGGGCATGGATCGGAGGAACAATTGACACCACCGGGGCAGTGGTGGCAGCAGGGGAACTGGTAGGAGAATCGGCGATGAACGCCGCCGTCGTGGTGAAGTTCTCGCAGAACGCCATGCTGGGTCTCGCGGCATTCGCTCTTTCCCTGTGGTGGACATTCCGTCAAGGTGCGGATGAAGGGGTAAAGCCGTCGGCCGGAGTCATATGGGAGCGCTTTCCCAAGTTCATCCTAGGCTTCATGGCAGCATCGCTTCTTTTTTCCTTCGTCGTGGGAGATGATCTCGTCTCCCAGACAAAGGGGCTCATGAAAGGACTTCGCGGCTGGTGGTTCGCCCTTGCCTTTGTCTGCATAGGCCTTGAGACCCGCTTTTCCACGCTAGTCAGCATGGAGGAAGGCCGCCCAGCCTACGCATTTCTCATAGCACAGGGAATGAACATCATCTGGACACTGATTGTGGCATGGATCCTTTTCGGCGGCCTCTTATTCCCTGCCCCCGTTCTTTAGGCGTTCCGATCGCTCCAGAGATATTGCCAAACCCTCAAAGCCAAGTACCTTAATCCGACAAATATTCTAAAGGAGTTCGCGAAAATGAAAGCCATTATCTATCATGAATTCGGAGAAACTGACGTCCTTAAGTACGAGGAAGTAAGCAACCCGGAGCCTGGACCCGGAGAAGTGCTGGTAGAGGTAAAATCCTCTTCGATAAACTTCGTCGATCTCAGGCTTAGAAGCGGGAAATCCCCCCGCCCGGTACCCCTGCCGCACATCGGGGGAGTAGACGTGGCGGGCATTGTCTGTGAGAAAAGCGACGACGTATCCGACGTGGAAATAGGCCAGCGGGTCATAGTCATGCCGGCGGTGCGCTCGGATAGGGGACTCGAAATAGTCGGGGTCAACCTCCACGGAGGATTTGCCGAATACGTAAAGATACCTTCATCGAATGTTGTAGCGATTCCCGAAGGACTTTCCTTCGATGACGCGGCGACGATTCCCACCTGTTACGTTACCGCCTGGTACGGCTTTTGCGAAAGAGGAAATATCGGCAAGGGAGAGACGGTCCTCGTGCACGCGGCGGGAAGTGGAACGGGGAGCGCGGCGATTCAGGTGGCCAAGCTTTTCGATTCTTTCGTGATAGCTACCGCAGGAAGTGACGAGAAACTCGAAAAGGCAAAAGAAATCGGGGCCGACGTCACCATAAACTACAACTCCTCGGATCTTGGAGAAGAACTCAAGCAAGTCACTAAAGAACACAAGATAAACATGATCTTCGATCCCGTGGGAGCTTCCGTGTGGAAGGAGAACACGCAGTATCTGGCCCCCGGGGGAAAACTTCTGCTAATCGGTGTCGCAGGAGGAGGGGCCACTGAAGCGGCCCTCGGCCCTCTTATCATGAAAGATCTCTCGGTACTCGGAGTAACGGTGTTTAACGCCCGGGCGGAACATTTCGAAAAAGTCGCCCAGCTTGCCGGTGAAGGAACTCTTAAACCTTCGATACACAGCAGGTTTCATCTGAGCGAAGCGGCGGCGGCGCAGAAAATTCTCGAAGACCGACAGCAATTCGGAAAAGTCATTCTGAACCCATAAGGAAAAGCCGGGGGTTCAAGGTGAGCATCAAAAATCTGTTCGCGGCGGTCCTGCTTTCCCTGGTAGTTGCTCCTGCCGCGTGCCTGGCAAAAGCGTCGCCTTGTCCCGAAAGCATAATATCGCTTACCTTAGCCTCAGACGAGATACTGGTTGACATAGTCGGCGACAGGAAAAAGATAGCCGCGCTCACCTATTTCTCGACAGACCCGCTTATTTCAAACGTAGTGGGAAAAGCGCAGGGAATTCCCCAGGTCCGGGCGAACCTGGAACAGGTAATCGCAAAATCGCCGGATCTCGTGATAGTAGCGGGCCACACTAACCCGAACATACGCTCGCATCTTCAGACGGCAGGAATAAATGTTCTCGTTCTCAACGAAATCATCTCGCTTGGAACCATAAAAAAGAATATAAAAATGGTGGGGGAGGCTGTCTGCGAGGAGTCCGCAGCAAAGAGCCTAGTGGAAAACATGGAAAGACAGATCGCCGAGGCCAGAGCAGAAATTCCCCCGCAAGCAAAAGCTCCGACGGTTCTTTTCTACGGAGCTCCCGGGTTCACTGTCGGCAAACGCACTACCATAAACGACATAATAGAGAGTTCCGGAGCTATCAACCTCCCGGCCCGCCTCGGACTAAGCGGATACAGAAACATATCGACCGAATACGTGATCCAGAACAACCCTGACCTGGTGCTTACAAGTAGTTATAATCCTTCTCATCCGGATTTTGTCGGCCAGATGTTCCAAAATTCAGCTTTCAGGGACAAAAAGATTATAGTCCTTGAGGGAAAACATCTCGATGCCGCGTCTCACTACGCGGCCCTCGGTGTAAGCAAACTGGTGACCCTGATTTTCAAAGCAAAAAACAATGCCGACCGGTAAAAAAACGCTTTCCGTATACGCAATACTTGCCTTCCTGCTTCTGCTGACCGTCGTTGCGTGCGCATCGCTCGGGGCAGTAAG comes from the Candidatus Dadabacteria bacterium genome and includes:
- a CDS encoding putative sulfate exporter family transporter, with the translated sequence MENEVTASPEEEHGLSEDWVVFGPAFILIALGLLFPYLSLPKFSWTPDSVAKVLSAQNISLSLSLGVVFLFFSSFGIRMMGGSVARYVVGFPMVFALAWASKFLAGNAMAKEWGVSYVIFALFIGMLVGNVFPNRFREAVRTEYYIKIGLIILGSNILFGKILSAGSAGILQALIVVLVIWYACYWVCRKLAVDSEFAAMLSTAVSICGVSAAIAACGAIGGDRKKLSYVTSIVLIVAVPMMLIMPWAIEHFQIPAAIGGAWIGGTIDTTGAVVAAGELVGESAMNAAVVVKFSQNAMLGLAAFALSLWWTFRQGADEGVKPSAGVIWERFPKFILGFMAASLLFSFVVGDDLVSQTKGLMKGLRGWWFALAFVCIGLETRFSTLVSMEEGRPAYAFLIAQGMNIIWTLIVAWILFGGLLFPAPVL
- a CDS encoding zinc-binding dehydrogenase, which codes for MKAIIYHEFGETDVLKYEEVSNPEPGPGEVLVEVKSSSINFVDLRLRSGKSPRPVPLPHIGGVDVAGIVCEKSDDVSDVEIGQRVIVMPAVRSDRGLEIVGVNLHGGFAEYVKIPSSNVVAIPEGLSFDDAATIPTCYVTAWYGFCERGNIGKGETVLVHAAGSGTGSAAIQVAKLFDSFVIATAGSDEKLEKAKEIGADVTINYNSSDLGEELKQVTKEHKINMIFDPVGASVWKENTQYLAPGGKLLLIGVAGGGATEAALGPLIMKDLSVLGVTVFNARAEHFEKVAQLAGEGTLKPSIHSRFHLSEAAAAQKILEDRQQFGKVILNP
- a CDS encoding ABC transporter substrate-binding protein — translated: MRKSHSEPIRKSRGFKVSIKNLFAAVLLSLVVAPAACLAKASPCPESIISLTLASDEILVDIVGDRKKIAALTYFSTDPLISNVVGKAQGIPQVRANLEQVIAKSPDLVIVAGHTNPNIRSHLQTAGINVLVLNEIISLGTIKKNIKMVGEAVCEESAAKSLVENMERQIAEARAEIPPQAKAPTVLFYGAPGFTVGKRTTINDIIESSGAINLPARLGLSGYRNISTEYVIQNNPDLVLTSSYNPSHPDFVGQMFQNSAFRDKKIIVLEGKHLDAASHYAALGVSKLVTLIFKAKNNADR